A single genomic interval of Rosistilla ulvae harbors:
- a CDS encoding Rpn family recombination-promoting nuclease/putative transposase codes for MSDDAVNNPHDRFVRRFLGEIDQVRQLVLWRLPPEVVAELDLDTIVPAKQSFVDQTLRESLSDLVFEVALAGGGEALVVLLFEHKSKPDAMTSFQVLRYIVGVLDQRQRDSLPLCCVIPIVLYHGVRPWNVARSLPELIDAPASLQPYVPSFTLPLIDLSCCTDEELRAESLFFAYMSLLKYIGRDELPERLPELLRLFRKLLPPATGLSSLETILRYLVSGTDRVTRDQLRTAVADALRIEGESLMPTIAEQWLQEGIEKGEWIGRIRTLQEVLGRKVDSVESLMSLQVSELQQLASDLSEALPKEGR; via the coding sequence ATGTCGGACGACGCCGTCAACAATCCTCACGACCGGTTTGTTCGCCGGTTCTTAGGCGAGATCGATCAGGTGCGGCAGCTTGTGTTGTGGCGTCTGCCGCCGGAGGTCGTGGCGGAGCTGGATCTCGATACCATCGTTCCGGCCAAGCAATCGTTTGTTGATCAAACCTTGCGGGAGAGCCTTTCGGATCTTGTCTTTGAGGTCGCGTTGGCTGGTGGCGGCGAGGCGTTGGTTGTGTTGTTGTTCGAACACAAATCGAAGCCCGACGCGATGACTTCGTTTCAGGTGTTGCGTTATATAGTTGGGGTGCTGGACCAGCGGCAGCGCGATTCGCTGCCGTTGTGCTGTGTGATCCCGATCGTGTTGTATCACGGTGTGCGGCCATGGAATGTCGCCCGGTCGTTGCCGGAATTGATCGATGCTCCTGCATCGCTGCAGCCGTATGTCCCATCGTTCACCCTGCCTTTGATCGATCTGAGCTGTTGCACGGATGAAGAATTGCGTGCCGAATCGCTTTTCTTTGCGTACATGTCGCTGCTAAAATATATCGGGCGCGATGAACTGCCCGAGAGGTTGCCAGAGCTTTTGCGACTGTTTCGTAAATTGCTCCCTCCAGCGACGGGGTTGTCTAGTCTCGAAACGATCCTCCGCTATCTGGTCAGCGGAACCGACCGAGTGACTCGCGACCAGTTGCGGACAGCGGTCGCCGACGCATTGCGAATCGAAGGAGAAAGCCTGATGCCAACTATTGCTGAACAGTGGTTACAAGAGGGGATTGAGAAGGGGGAGTGGATCGGTCGGATCCGGACGCTTCAGGAGGTCTTGGGCCGCAAGGTCGATTCTGTCGAGTCGTTGATGTCGCTGCAGGTGAGCGAGCTTCAGCAGTTGGCCAGCGATTTGAGCGAGGCGTTGCCTAAGGAAGGTCGTTGA
- the holA gene encoding DNA polymerase III subunit delta — MPLLNAFDLLTAASDSAPSAVTVLFGDDPMLRSWTLRKLLGLDAAEEDRPDSIDLDGELAEWKDVRDELQTGSLFSMGQPRSIVVRDADKFVSKYRAELEAYVAKPSSAGLLLLELKSFPGNTRLYKAINKTHLLVQCAIPTGSGRSTKPDLNKLKSFLCGFVAARHQCKLQKGAAETLVELSGTSLGLLDTDIAKLAVCVERGAPVTDDMVRKFVGGWRSKTTWEIIDAATEGNSGEALRQLDHLIASGEKAFALLPQISWSLRRLGLAAAAIDYAEKSGRRISLSDALQQAGFRPFDMKKAEAHLRKIGRPRAQRMLGWLLDADLKLKGTHSTDDRARWVLEELFLKMAS, encoded by the coding sequence ATGCCGCTTCTGAACGCTTTTGATCTGCTGACCGCCGCCAGCGACTCCGCCCCCAGCGCGGTCACCGTCTTGTTTGGCGACGATCCGATGCTGCGTAGCTGGACGTTGCGGAAGCTGTTGGGCTTGGATGCGGCGGAAGAGGATCGCCCCGACAGCATCGATCTCGATGGCGAACTGGCGGAGTGGAAGGATGTACGGGATGAATTGCAGACCGGATCGCTCTTCTCGATGGGGCAACCGCGATCGATCGTTGTTCGCGACGCCGACAAATTTGTCTCCAAGTACCGCGCGGAACTGGAGGCGTACGTCGCCAAGCCCTCTTCGGCGGGGTTGCTGCTGTTGGAACTGAAGTCGTTTCCCGGCAACACGCGACTCTATAAAGCGATCAACAAAACCCATCTGTTGGTCCAGTGTGCGATTCCGACCGGCAGCGGCCGCAGCACCAAACCCGATCTGAACAAGCTGAAGTCGTTTTTGTGCGGGTTCGTCGCGGCGCGACACCAGTGCAAACTGCAGAAAGGGGCCGCCGAGACGCTGGTCGAGCTGTCCGGCACCTCGCTGGGGCTGCTCGATACCGACATCGCCAAGCTAGCGGTTTGCGTCGAGCGGGGGGCACCGGTCACGGACGACATGGTTCGCAAGTTTGTCGGCGGCTGGCGCAGCAAGACGACTTGGGAGATCATCGATGCAGCGACCGAAGGGAATTCGGGTGAAGCGCTGCGGCAACTGGATCACCTGATCGCCAGCGGCGAGAAGGCGTTTGCACTGCTGCCTCAGATTTCCTGGTCTCTGCGGCGACTGGGGCTCGCCGCCGCCGCGATCGACTACGCGGAGAAGTCGGGCCGCCGGATCTCCTTGTCCGACGCGCTGCAGCAAGCTGGCTTCCGCCCGTTTGATATGAAGAAGGCCGAAGCTCATCTGCGGAAGATCGGCCGACCTCGCGCCCAACGGATGCTCGGCTGGCTGTTGGATGCCGACTTGAAGCTCAAAGGAACCCACTCGACCGATGATCGGGCGCGTTGGGTTTTGGAGGAGTTGTTCCTCAAAATGGCTAGCTGA
- the rpmF gene encoding 50S ribosomal protein L32, translated as MAVPKRKHSNSRTNKRRSHDHLSRKQLTYCPQCSSATPTHTVCPKCGYYMGRTIVEVNEE; from the coding sequence ATGGCCGTTCCAAAACGCAAGCATTCTAACAGTCGTACCAACAAGCGACGTTCGCACGATCACTTGAGCCGCAAGCAATTGACCTATTGCCCCCAGTGCAGCTCGGCAACGCCGACTCACACCGTATGCCCAAAGTGTGGGTACTACATGGGACGCACGATTGTTGAAGTCAACGAAGAGTAG
- the fabD gene encoding ACP S-malonyltransferase, with translation MVSLEVQKIGFLFPGQGAQSVGMCRDLIEQKPVAREVFDRASAILGYDLADVCLAGPEERLSATEYSQPALFVSSIAAVEVLRAEQPQVVEKATVAAGLSLGEYTAVCFAGALDFESAVRLVQRRGQAMQAAADAVESGMSSVLGMDAEKLAALCEQVAEPGEVLQIANLLCPGNIAVSGHKTALARLEPAAAEAGAMKVVPLSVAGAFHTPLMASAVEALTEALAEMPIVEAKIPVVSNVDASAHTSPDEIRSLLARQVVNPVRWEDSVRQMIADGTEGFLEVGAGRVLRGILRRIDRKMPADGFGDAK, from the coding sequence ATGGTTTCGCTCGAAGTGCAAAAGATCGGTTTTCTGTTCCCCGGGCAAGGCGCTCAGTCCGTCGGCATGTGCCGCGACCTGATTGAGCAGAAGCCGGTTGCCCGCGAGGTGTTTGATCGCGCTTCGGCAATCCTGGGCTATGATCTGGCCGACGTTTGTCTGGCGGGCCCCGAAGAACGGCTCTCGGCAACCGAATACAGCCAGCCAGCTCTGTTTGTCAGCAGTATCGCTGCAGTCGAGGTGCTGCGAGCCGAACAGCCGCAGGTCGTTGAAAAAGCGACGGTCGCCGCGGGGCTGAGCCTTGGCGAATATACAGCTGTCTGTTTCGCTGGCGCCTTGGACTTCGAATCCGCCGTGCGATTGGTGCAGCGTCGCGGTCAAGCGATGCAAGCCGCTGCCGATGCTGTCGAAAGCGGCATGTCGAGCGTGCTGGGCATGGACGCGGAAAAGCTGGCCGCGTTGTGCGAACAGGTCGCGGAGCCGGGCGAAGTCTTGCAGATCGCCAATTTGCTGTGCCCAGGAAATATCGCAGTCTCGGGCCACAAGACCGCGTTGGCCCGACTGGAACCCGCCGCGGCGGAAGCGGGAGCGATGAAAGTGGTCCCGTTGAGCGTGGCTGGCGCATTTCACACGCCCCTAATGGCATCCGCTGTCGAAGCGCTGACCGAAGCGTTGGCGGAGATGCCGATCGTCGAAGCCAAGATCCCGGTCGTGTCGAATGTCGATGCCAGTGCACACACTTCGCCCGATGAGATCCGCAGCCTGTTGGCTCGCCAAGTCGTCAATCCCGTGCGGTGGGAAGATTCGGTCCGGCAGATGATTGCCGATGGAACCGAAGGCTTCTTGGAAGTTGGTGCCGGACGCGTGCTGCGAGGCATTTTGCGTCGGATCGACCGCAAGATGCCAGCCGACGGCTTCGGCGACGCGAAATAG
- the fabG gene encoding 3-oxoacyl-[acyl-carrier-protein] reductase — MKLSLSADLNGQVAIVTGASQGLGKSIALTLGANGATVVCVARNAEKLAATVSEIEAGGGKAEALACDVTDRKAAAEAITGTHEKHGRLDILVNNAGVTRDKLMRGMTDEQWDEVIATNLTSCFVCCRAAASIMRRAKYGRIINMASISGIIGNPGQTNYSASKAGMIGLSRSLSRELCSRGVTVNAVAPGFIASEMTAALGDVVLAEVEKQIPAKRVGQPEDVAATVLFLASPAASYITGQCLVVDGGMTG; from the coding sequence ATGAAACTCTCGCTCTCCGCAGATTTGAACGGACAGGTAGCCATCGTGACCGGCGCGTCGCAAGGGCTTGGCAAATCGATCGCCCTGACTTTGGGAGCCAACGGTGCGACTGTCGTCTGCGTCGCTCGCAACGCCGAAAAGCTAGCTGCAACGGTTTCGGAGATCGAAGCGGGTGGCGGTAAAGCCGAAGCCTTGGCCTGCGACGTCACCGATCGCAAAGCGGCTGCCGAAGCGATCACCGGAACGCACGAAAAGCACGGTCGTCTGGACATCTTGGTCAACAACGCCGGCGTCACTCGCGACAAGCTGATGCGTGGAATGACCGACGAGCAGTGGGACGAAGTGATCGCGACGAACCTGACAAGTTGTTTCGTCTGTTGTCGGGCTGCGGCAAGCATCATGCGTCGCGCGAAATATGGCCGAATCATCAACATGGCCAGCATCTCGGGGATCATCGGAAATCCAGGTCAAACGAACTACTCGGCGTCGAAGGCGGGTATGATTGGTTTGTCGCGATCGCTGTCGCGTGAACTGTGCAGCCGCGGTGTGACCGTCAACGCTGTCGCTCCCGGATTCATCGCCAGCGAAATGACTGCCGCCTTGGGCGACGTGGTGCTGGCGGAAGTGGAGAAGCAGATCCCAGCGAAACGCGTCGGCCAGCCGGAAGATGTGGCAGCGACTGTTCTGTTTTTGGCAAGCCCTGCGGCCAGCTACATCACCGGACAATGTCTGGTTGTCGACGGCGGCATGACGGGCTGA
- the acpP gene encoding acyl carrier protein has translation MASIEERVIDIVAEQLGVDKEKITRDTSFVNDLGADSLDTVELVMELEEEFDINIPDDSAEKIQKVGEAIDYIEKEQAAS, from the coding sequence ATGGCATCGATTGAAGAACGCGTGATCGACATTGTCGCAGAGCAATTGGGCGTGGACAAAGAGAAGATCACCCGAGATACCTCGTTTGTAAACGACCTGGGTGCGGACTCCTTGGACACCGTCGAACTTGTGATGGAACTGGAAGAAGAGTTCGACATCAACATTCCCGACGATTCGGCTGAGAAGATCCAGAAGGTCGGCGAAGCGATCGACTACATCGAAAAGGAACAGGCTGCTTCGTAA
- the fabF gene encoding beta-ketoacyl-ACP synthase II, translated as MNRRVVVTGMGVVTPLGCEVDELMQNLLAAKSGIRDLVYLDTNEFKVKFGGEVHDFSPEPYVVKKEAKRVDRFSAFAMYSAGRAVDQSGIDFSKENPDRCGAIIGSGIGGLWEIETQMQRLIAKGPDRVSPFVIPKLMLNAAGGNVSITYGLRGPNFGVATACASAANAMGCALRSIQTGETDVMVTGGSEAAVTPMALAGFQNMKALSTRNDDPQRASRPFDKDRDGFVLAEGAGILVFEEYEHAKARGANILAEILGFGTTADAGHITSPDAQGAGAGRAMAEALSDAKLNPADIGYINAHGTSTPLGDKAETQAVKAVFGGDAKSVSISSTKSALGHSLGASGGIELVICISAINNGSIPPTINLDTPDPDCDLDYTPREARQKDVKIAMSNSFGFGGHNASVICGKV; from the coding sequence ATGAATCGACGGGTCGTTGTGACCGGGATGGGCGTCGTCACTCCGCTTGGTTGCGAAGTTGACGAATTGATGCAAAACCTGCTGGCTGCCAAGAGTGGTATCCGGGACTTGGTTTACCTTGACACGAACGAGTTCAAGGTCAAGTTTGGTGGAGAGGTTCACGACTTCTCGCCAGAGCCCTACGTGGTCAAAAAAGAAGCGAAGCGAGTCGACCGGTTCTCCGCCTTTGCGATGTACAGCGCGGGCCGAGCCGTCGATCAATCGGGCATCGATTTCTCGAAAGAGAATCCCGATCGCTGTGGCGCGATTATTGGATCGGGTATCGGTGGTCTGTGGGAAATCGAAACCCAGATGCAGCGTTTGATCGCCAAGGGCCCCGATCGGGTCAGCCCTTTTGTGATCCCCAAGCTGATGTTGAACGCGGCTGGCGGTAACGTTTCGATCACCTATGGCCTGCGAGGACCTAACTTTGGCGTCGCTACGGCTTGTGCTAGTGCTGCCAACGCGATGGGCTGTGCGTTGCGATCGATCCAGACTGGCGAGACCGATGTGATGGTCACCGGCGGCAGCGAAGCGGCGGTCACGCCGATGGCGTTGGCTGGTTTCCAAAACATGAAAGCGCTTTCGACTCGCAACGACGATCCGCAGCGAGCCAGTCGTCCGTTCGACAAGGACCGCGATGGGTTTGTGTTGGCCGAAGGCGCTGGCATCCTGGTCTTCGAGGAATACGAACACGCCAAAGCTCGCGGTGCAAACATCCTGGCCGAGATCCTCGGATTTGGCACCACCGCTGATGCGGGGCACATCACGTCGCCCGACGCCCAAGGCGCCGGAGCCGGCCGCGCGATGGCCGAAGCGTTGTCCGATGCGAAGCTGAATCCAGCGGACATCGGATACATCAACGCCCACGGCACCAGCACTCCGCTGGGTGACAAGGCGGAAACGCAAGCTGTGAAGGCTGTCTTTGGCGGCGACGCGAAATCGGTCTCGATCAGCAGCACCAAGAGCGCCCTGGGGCACTCGCTGGGAGCCAGCGGCGGGATCGAATTGGTGATCTGCATCAGTGCGATCAACAATGGCAGCATCCCACCGACGATCAACCTGGACACCCCCGACCCCGATTGCGACCTCGACTACACGCCTCGCGAGGCGCGTCAGAAGGACGTCAAGATCGCGATGAGCAACAGCTTCGGCTTCGGTGGCCACAACGCATCGGTCATCTGCGGCAAGGTTTAG
- a CDS encoding Na+/H+ antiporter NhaC family protein encodes MDFGWLSLLPPLVAILLAIFTRRVIPSLVLAVFVGVAILQFAGDQPRSWSQRMFVDTPWSMVEDHLWYAVAGGGSLNPFAAIASVVSLDFRGAGDSLSALATSDHLRVFYFTMLFGALVGILHAGGAMRSLVLQLALHVQTRCGGQLLIWLCGMLIFFDDYANTLLVGTTMRSTADRMRLSREKLAYLVDSTAAPVAGLSLVSTWVATEISYMSEGLAAQGNPQGLSGFDLFLQSLPYRFYPIFALVLVVVIAATGRDFGPMKAAEDGAAKEPEDVRESSLPQLHDAPAWTAIVTIAATIGAILFALYRTGRVEDPDVGLLRYWGQYVGNADPYNALIWGGLVGLLLSLTTTYLCGAKSIGPLIVGAFDGMRQLMPAMVVLLLAWTLSRLTTADFLDTQGFLGDWIREANVSSVWIPTLVFVVSGVVAFATGTSWGTMGLLVPLSIPIAIASSSDPTILYATAGAVLSGAIFGDHCSPISDTTVLSSQASGCDHIAHVKTQIPYALLAAGVSILFGSLPTSLGVSPWWMLIAGCVATFAVVRAFGKLPNVSAE; translated from the coding sequence ATGGACTTCGGCTGGCTCTCGCTGCTCCCTCCGCTCGTCGCCATCTTGCTGGCGATCTTCACGCGTCGAGTGATCCCCTCGTTAGTTCTTGCTGTTTTTGTCGGCGTTGCGATCTTGCAGTTCGCCGGCGATCAGCCACGGTCTTGGTCGCAGCGGATGTTCGTCGACACGCCTTGGTCGATGGTCGAGGATCACCTCTGGTATGCGGTTGCCGGCGGCGGCTCGCTGAATCCATTTGCCGCAATCGCCTCGGTTGTTTCGCTCGACTTTCGCGGTGCCGGCGATTCGCTCTCCGCGCTCGCCACTTCGGATCATCTGCGCGTCTTCTATTTCACGATGCTCTTCGGCGCCTTGGTCGGGATCCTGCATGCCGGCGGGGCGATGCGGAGTCTTGTGTTGCAGTTGGCGTTGCATGTGCAGACGCGTTGCGGCGGCCAGTTGCTGATCTGGCTGTGTGGGATGCTGATCTTCTTCGACGATTACGCCAACACGCTGTTGGTCGGAACGACGATGCGGTCGACGGCCGATCGGATGCGATTGTCTCGCGAAAAGCTGGCTTATCTTGTCGATTCGACCGCCGCGCCGGTGGCGGGACTGTCGTTGGTCAGCACGTGGGTTGCGACCGAGATCAGTTACATGAGCGAAGGTCTGGCGGCTCAGGGGAACCCGCAGGGGCTCAGCGGGTTTGATCTCTTTTTGCAATCGCTTCCCTATCGCTTCTACCCGATCTTTGCCCTGGTTCTTGTCGTTGTGATCGCGGCGACGGGACGCGATTTCGGGCCGATGAAGGCGGCGGAAGATGGTGCCGCCAAGGAACCGGAGGATGTTCGCGAGAGCAGTTTGCCGCAGTTGCACGATGCTCCCGCTTGGACCGCTATCGTGACGATCGCCGCAACGATCGGGGCGATCTTGTTTGCGCTGTATCGAACCGGTCGCGTCGAGGATCCCGACGTCGGTCTGCTGAGGTACTGGGGCCAGTATGTTGGCAATGCCGATCCCTACAACGCGCTGATCTGGGGTGGGCTTGTCGGTTTGCTGCTGTCGTTGACGACGACCTATTTGTGCGGTGCGAAATCGATCGGGCCGTTGATTGTCGGCGCGTTCGACGGGATGCGTCAGTTGATGCCAGCGATGGTGGTGCTGTTGTTGGCGTGGACGCTATCGCGGCTGACGACCGCCGATTTTCTGGACACTCAGGGTTTTCTTGGCGATTGGATTCGTGAGGCTAATGTCTCGTCGGTCTGGATTCCGACGCTGGTTTTTGTCGTTTCGGGAGTCGTTGCATTTGCGACCGGAACCAGTTGGGGAACGATGGGCTTGCTGGTGCCGCTGTCGATCCCGATCGCGATCGCCAGTTCGAGCGATCCGACGATCCTGTACGCCACGGCGGGAGCTGTCTTGTCGGGTGCAATCTTTGGCGATCACTGCTCGCCGATTTCCGATACGACGGTCTTGTCGAGCCAGGCCAGCGGATGCGATCACATCGCGCACGTCAAGACTCAGATCCCCTACGCGCTGCTGGCGGCGGGCGTTTCCATTTTGTTTGGGTCGCTCCCCACCAGCCTTGGTGTCTCGCCGTGGTGGATGTTGATCGCCGGCTGCGTCGCAACGTTTGCCGTCGTCCGGGCGTTCGGTAAGCTGCCCAATGTTTCCGCCGAATGA
- a CDS encoding FMN-binding glutamate synthase family protein: protein MFAAITDHWLLLTIGGTVGLLLIVAIYDTMQRKHTILHNFPIVGHIRYWLEMIGPEMRQYWVANDKEEMPFNRDERSWVYASAKGENSNFGFGTTEQIYSIGYPIIKHAVFPFPEHKAEYISDDKTAIPCLKIMGQSHDRARPYHPQSVINISAMSFGSLGSNAVSAMNIGAREAHCFHNTGEGGISPYHGHGADIMWQIGTGYFGARDETGRFSLDVLAERVEANESIRCIEVKLSQGAKPGKGGILPGKKVSAEIAATRGIPIGRDCISPNAHSEFDTVDELIDWIERIAARTGLPVGIKSAIGSTGFWHKLAGRMRERGEGPDFITIDGAEGGTGAAPLTFSDHVSLPFKIGFARVYPIFQAQGISKDIVWFGSGKLGFPDRAVIAFAMGCDAIQIARESMLAIGCIQARKCHTDHCPAGVATQNRWLQAGLDVDDKAKRMTRYIQSFRKELLSLSYACGYQHPCQFNGREIEFSTGVNKFSKLHDVLGYTRDGTGLKETRASNATEPTLVE, encoded by the coding sequence ATGTTCGCTGCCATCACCGATCACTGGCTGCTGCTGACAATTGGCGGAACCGTTGGCCTGCTGCTGATCGTCGCGATCTACGACACGATGCAGCGGAAGCATACGATCCTGCACAACTTCCCGATCGTTGGACACATCCGGTATTGGTTGGAGATGATCGGGCCGGAGATGCGGCAATATTGGGTCGCCAACGACAAAGAGGAGATGCCGTTTAATCGCGACGAGCGGAGCTGGGTCTACGCGTCGGCCAAAGGCGAGAACAGCAACTTCGGTTTCGGCACGACCGAGCAGATCTACAGCATCGGATACCCGATCATCAAACACGCTGTCTTTCCGTTTCCCGAACACAAAGCGGAATACATCAGCGACGACAAGACAGCGATTCCCTGCCTGAAGATCATGGGGCAATCGCACGATCGGGCGCGGCCCTATCATCCGCAATCGGTGATTAACATCTCCGCCATGTCGTTTGGCTCGCTCGGTTCCAACGCCGTCTCGGCGATGAACATCGGCGCCCGCGAAGCCCACTGTTTTCACAACACTGGCGAAGGAGGGATCAGCCCTTACCATGGCCACGGTGCGGATATCATGTGGCAGATCGGAACCGGATATTTCGGGGCTCGCGACGAGACGGGACGGTTTTCGCTGGACGTGCTGGCCGAGCGCGTCGAAGCCAACGAATCGATTCGCTGCATCGAAGTCAAACTCTCCCAAGGAGCCAAACCGGGCAAAGGGGGAATCCTGCCCGGCAAAAAGGTCTCCGCCGAGATCGCCGCAACGCGCGGGATCCCGATCGGTCGCGATTGCATCTCTCCCAACGCTCACTCCGAATTCGACACCGTCGACGAACTGATCGACTGGATCGAACGGATCGCCGCTCGCACCGGACTGCCGGTGGGAATCAAAAGCGCGATCGGATCGACCGGCTTCTGGCACAAGCTAGCCGGGCGGATGCGAGAGCGTGGCGAAGGTCCCGACTTCATCACGATCGATGGTGCCGAAGGAGGAACCGGAGCGGCGCCGCTAACCTTCTCCGATCACGTCTCGCTGCCATTTAAGATCGGCTTCGCTCGCGTCTATCCGATCTTTCAAGCCCAAGGAATCTCCAAGGACATCGTCTGGTTTGGTAGCGGGAAATTGGGCTTCCCCGACCGCGCCGTGATCGCGTTTGCGATGGGCTGCGACGCGATCCAAATCGCCCGCGAATCGATGCTCGCGATCGGATGCATTCAAGCCCGCAAGTGCCACACCGACCACTGCCCCGCAGGCGTCGCGACCCAGAACCGCTGGCTGCAAGCGGGACTGGACGTCGACGACAAAGCAAAGCGAATGACCCGCTACATCCAAAGCTTCCGCAAGGAACTGCTGTCGCTATCGTACGCGTGCGGGTACCAACATCCCTGCCAATTCAATGGCCGCGAGATCGAATTCAGCACCGGCGTCAACAAGTTTTCCAAGCTGCACGACGTGTTGGGCTACACCCGCGATGGCACTGGACTGAAAGAGACGCGAGCCAGCAACGCGACCGAACCGACCCTGGTCGAATAG
- a CDS encoding ROK family protein: MADTDKKKWIGFDLGGTKMLAVVYDHDLKPLGRRRRRTKGNSGAESVIERIIGAIERAMEETDTKVEEIAGIGIGCPGPVDPNTGLVHVCVNLGWENVNIGKILHKQFGCPVHVLNDVDAGVYGEYVDGAAKKSRCTVGIFPGTGIGGGCVYEDTILHGADISCMEIGHTRISSGSRTSGYDLSGTLEAEASRLAIAAEAAKAAYRGMAPHLYKETGMDLSEIRSGALADSVKHGDTEVKELIEEASRTIGLAVVNIVHLLAPDTIVMGGGLVEAMPDLIIGTVTRTAKKSVLAPYKNRFRVVQAELGDDAAVLGAAAWARKRTPVAPAAAPEPTPAEPNPPAAT; the protein is encoded by the coding sequence ATGGCTGACACAGACAAGAAGAAGTGGATTGGCTTCGACCTAGGCGGCACGAAAATGCTGGCGGTTGTTTACGATCATGACCTCAAGCCGCTGGGCCGGCGTCGGCGTCGCACCAAAGGGAATTCGGGAGCGGAATCGGTGATCGAACGGATCATCGGTGCGATCGAGCGGGCGATGGAAGAGACCGATACGAAGGTCGAAGAGATCGCTGGCATCGGCATCGGTTGCCCTGGCCCCGTCGACCCGAACACCGGATTGGTCCACGTCTGCGTCAACCTGGGCTGGGAAAACGTCAACATCGGCAAGATCCTTCACAAACAGTTCGGCTGCCCCGTGCATGTGCTGAACGATGTCGATGCGGGCGTCTACGGCGAATATGTCGATGGAGCGGCGAAGAAGTCGCGATGCACCGTCGGCATTTTTCCAGGGACCGGAATCGGCGGCGGATGCGTTTACGAAGACACGATCCTGCACGGTGCCGACATCAGTTGCATGGAGATCGGACACACGCGGATCAGCAGCGGATCCCGAACCAGCGGCTACGACCTGTCGGGGACTTTGGAAGCCGAGGCGAGCCGGTTGGCGATCGCGGCCGAAGCGGCCAAAGCGGCTTACCGCGGGATGGCACCTCATCTCTACAAAGAGACCGGCATGGATCTCTCAGAGATTCGCAGCGGTGCGTTGGCCGATTCGGTCAAGCATGGCGACACCGAAGTCAAAGAGTTGATCGAAGAGGCTTCGCGGACGATCGGACTGGCCGTCGTGAACATCGTCCACTTGCTGGCTCCCGACACGATCGTGATGGGTGGCGGATTGGTCGAAGCGATGCCCGATCTGATTATCGGCACCGTCACGCGAACCGCGAAGAAATCGGTGCTGGCACCCTACAAAAATCGCTTCCGCGTCGTGCAAGCCGAACTGGGAGACGACGCGGCTGTGCTGGGCGCTGCCGCATGGGCCAGGAAACGGACGCCCGTCGCACCGGCTGCCGCTCCAGAGCCGACTCCAGCAGAGCCGAATCCGCCAGCGGCGACCTAA
- a CDS encoding RNA polymerase sigma factor — MNQRESTRLSADQAAQLHAQHAAALLRFLTGLTGSVDDAQDCLQATFAILQEKGGASAAGTRRAWLFRVAHNEAMQLFRRRKLAGPMEPADELQQAAGQHDSPVDQLLRQERLQQVRRELSLLPEELQVIVKLRIVEGLRFREIADQLQIPLGTALGRMQTALRKLAQQLGDDL, encoded by the coding sequence GTGAACCAACGCGAATCGACACGATTGAGTGCCGACCAGGCGGCGCAGTTGCACGCGCAGCATGCGGCCGCGTTGCTGCGGTTTTTGACGGGATTGACCGGCAGCGTTGACGACGCCCAGGACTGCTTGCAGGCGACCTTTGCAATCCTCCAGGAAAAAGGAGGGGCTTCGGCTGCCGGAACTCGCCGAGCTTGGCTGTTCCGCGTGGCGCACAACGAAGCGATGCAATTGTTCCGCCGTCGCAAGCTGGCCGGGCCGATGGAGCCGGCGGATGAATTGCAGCAAGCCGCGGGCCAGCACGATTCGCCCGTCGATCAGTTGCTTCGCCAGGAGCGATTGCAGCAGGTGCGGCGCGAGTTGTCGCTATTGCCCGAGGAATTGCAGGTGATCGTCAAGTTAAGGATCGTCGAAGGGTTGAGGTTTCGCGAGATCGCCGACCAGTTGCAAATCCCGCTTGGGACGGCGTTGGGACGGATGCAGACGGCGTTGCGAAAGCTGGCCCAGCAATTGGGCGACGACTTGTAG